One Pseudofrancisella aestuarii genomic region harbors:
- a CDS encoding acetylxylan esterase produces MLNRTKTYFLILTSLFCFNNLYAIGDINYDESKVPEYKLIDPLTMENGEKVTDIKKWQQRRLEIIQLFKDNVYGNLPNDNVSISYKVTQKDDNALNGKAIEQQAEVTIGKTKIYLLMYFPKEGKENYPVFLGYNFCGNQSITKDSKVLINPNWANSSICQKPDDLAGAVVDDKFTEKSRGTRAYRYSLGDIIDNGYGFVTAYYGDVAPDSPDKVYDNVSSSIKDPKQYSAISLWSWGLIEISKALKDEPLVNQKEILVYGFSRLGKAALWAGALDQNFAMVISVDSGMGGASLTKREYGETTYSINTEFPHWFSDNFKKYNSNPQALPLDQHMLLSLIAPRPLYVASANDDQWADPKGEFLSAKATTPVYALFGEKVTLPAEQPKVDDPKIGIVSYHIRSGGHNLLPYDWTQFIKAANLNIKK; encoded by the coding sequence ATGCTTAATCGTACAAAAACATATTTCCTAATCTTAACTAGTTTATTCTGCTTTAATAATTTATATGCGATTGGAGATATAAATTATGATGAAAGTAAAGTTCCTGAATATAAACTAATAGATCCTCTAACTATGGAGAATGGAGAGAAAGTTACTGATATTAAAAAATGGCAACAACGGCGTTTAGAAATAATCCAACTTTTTAAAGATAACGTTTATGGCAATCTACCAAACGATAATGTTTCAATAAGTTATAAGGTTACTCAAAAAGATGATAATGCTTTAAATGGAAAAGCTATTGAACAACAAGCTGAAGTCACAATAGGAAAAACAAAAATATATTTATTAATGTACTTTCCTAAAGAAGGTAAAGAAAACTATCCTGTATTTTTAGGGTATAACTTTTGTGGAAACCAAAGCATCACAAAAGATTCTAAAGTACTAATAAATCCTAACTGGGCTAACTCTAGCATTTGTCAAAAGCCTGATGATCTTGCTGGAGCAGTTGTTGATGATAAATTCACAGAAAAATCTAGAGGTACAAGGGCTTATAGATATAGCTTAGGAGATATTATAGATAACGGTTATGGTTTTGTAACAGCATATTATGGAGATGTCGCACCTGACAGCCCCGATAAAGTTTATGACAATGTATCCTCTAGCATTAAAGATCCAAAACAATATTCTGCTATCAGCCTATGGTCATGGGGACTTATAGAAATTTCAAAAGCTTTAAAAGATGAGCCACTTGTTAATCAGAAAGAGATACTTGTATATGGCTTTTCTAGACTAGGGAAAGCTGCTTTATGGGCAGGAGCTTTAGATCAAAACTTTGCTATGGTTATATCTGTTGATTCTGGAATGGGTGGAGCTAGCTTAACAAAAAGAGAATACGGAGAAACCACATATTCTATAAATACTGAGTTCCCTCATTGGTTCTCAGATAATTTTAAAAAGTATAACAGCAACCCTCAAGCCCTACCACTTGATCAGCATATGTTATTATCTTTAATAGCTCCTAGACCTCTATATGTCGCTAGTGCAAATGATGACCAATGGGCAGATCCAAAAGGAGAGTTCCTATCTGCTAAAGCAACTACTCCAGTTTATGCTTTATTTGGAGAAAAGGTTACTTTACCAGCTGAGCAACCAAAAGTTGATGATCCTAAAATAGGCATAGTAAGTTATCACATCAGATCTGGAGGTCATAACCTACTTCCATATGACTGGACTCAATTTATAAAAGCTGCAAATTTGAATATAAAAAAATAA
- a CDS encoding O-methyltransferase, with translation MSINTLLNNQNLQTYIDESSVNLSPITMELFEHAKSDEYSHMLSSPNQIQMISLIIKMLNAKQILEVGVFRGFGTLAMAEALSDDGKIYACDINDSFIKPYIKYWEKANVKDKVQLYIAPALETLEKLQKDGIKLDFIYIDADKENYINYYEESLKLLNQGGVIAIDNVLWSGKVADKNHIDSQTETIRKLNSIIHNDSRVDACIIPIGDGVNLLRKR, from the coding sequence ATGTCTATAAACACTTTACTAAATAATCAAAACTTACAAACCTATATTGATGAGAGCTCTGTTAACTTAAGTCCTATAACTATGGAGCTTTTTGAACATGCTAAGAGTGATGAATACTCTCATATGCTTAGTTCTCCAAATCAGATTCAAATGATAAGCCTTATAATAAAAATGCTTAATGCTAAGCAAATATTAGAAGTTGGAGTTTTTAGAGGTTTTGGAACTTTAGCAATGGCTGAAGCTTTATCAGATGATGGCAAAATATATGCTTGTGACATAAATGATAGTTTTATCAAACCATATATAAAATACTGGGAAAAAGCGAATGTAAAAGATAAGGTCCAGCTATACATAGCACCTGCCTTAGAAACATTAGAAAAGCTACAAAAAGATGGCATAAAGCTTGATTTCATCTATATTGATGCTGATAAAGAAAACTATATCAATTATTATGAAGAGTCTTTAAAACTATTGAATCAAGGTGGTGTTATAGCTATTGATAATGTTCTTTGGTCTGGCAAAGTAGCTGATAAAAATCATATAGACTCACAAACAGAAACTATTAGAAAACTAAACTCTATAATTCACAACGATAGTCGTGTTGATGCTTGTATTATTCCAATTGGGGACGGGGTTAACCTACTAAGAAAAAGATAG
- the fdxA gene encoding ferredoxin FdxA, whose amino-acid sequence MPFVVTESCIKCKYGDCVEVCPVDCFYEGPNMLVINPDECIDCALCEPECPVNAIKSSDDLTEAEEQMLDLNRELAGVWPNIVEKCEPFEDADNWASVPDKLKYLER is encoded by the coding sequence ATGCCGTTTGTTGTTACGGAAAGTTGTATAAAATGTAAATATGGTGATTGTGTTGAGGTTTGTCCTGTAGACTGTTTCTATGAAGGTCCTAATATGCTTGTTATTAATCCTGATGAGTGTATTGATTGTGCCTTGTGTGAGCCAGAGTGTCCTGTAAATGCTATTAAATCGAGCGATGATTTAACTGAGGCTGAAGAGCAGATGTTAGATTTAAATAGAGAGCTTGCTGGGGTTTGGCCAAATATTGTTGAAAAATGTGAGCCTTTTGAAGATGCAGATAATTGGGCATCAGTTCCAGATAAGTTAAAGTATTTAGAAAGATAA
- the gmhB gene encoding D-glycero-beta-D-manno-heptose 1,7-bisphosphate 7-phosphatase, which translates to MSEASGLLNRPSFVILDRDGVINVDSDHYIKSVDEWVPEKGSIEAIIKLSKLNIPVAVATNQSGIGRGYFSYAEVLKMHAKFLELLGEDANIIKYISLCPHLPEVDCDCRKPKTGLLTEIAAKLNIAFDKNVFFVGDSFKDIEVARKVGCTPVLVKTGKGKKVYNEHKAELDDCQIYENLDAFVETIK; encoded by the coding sequence ATGTCAGAAGCATCAGGACTTTTAAATAGACCATCTTTTGTGATTCTAGATAGGGATGGTGTTATAAACGTTGATTCTGATCATTATATTAAGTCTGTAGATGAATGGGTTCCTGAGAAGGGAAGCATTGAAGCGATAATAAAATTGTCAAAATTAAATATTCCAGTGGCTGTAGCAACTAATCAATCAGGGATTGGCAGAGGTTATTTTAGCTATGCTGAGGTTTTGAAAATGCATGCAAAATTTTTAGAGCTACTTGGTGAAGATGCTAATATCATTAAATATATTTCTCTTTGTCCTCATTTACCAGAAGTTGATTGTGATTGTAGAAAACCTAAAACTGGTTTATTAACTGAGATAGCTGCTAAATTAAATATAGCATTTGATAAAAATGTGTTCTTTGTCGGAGATTCTTTTAAAGATATAGAAGTGGCTAGGAAAGTTGGGTGTACGCCTGTTTTAGTGAAGACAGGAAAAGGAAAAAAAGTGTATAATGAGCATAAAGCAGAGTTAGATGACTGCCAAATTTATGAGAATTTAGATGCTTTTGTGGAGACAATTAAATGA
- a CDS encoding lysophospholipid acyltransferase family protein — protein sequence MKFFIKKIWNLLMLARMAAFHLYSYAVIGGSCILINIFTFFKLPISWRMAVCYVWTYLYWIGMLVFLQVYIRVSGKENIDKDYPCIYVSKHQSMLETFLFYGFIGKCHFIMKKELFEAPIFGTAMENLGSIAIDREKPRESLKKVVTDGKESIKNGINVVIFPEGTRVAIGEYPEFQRSAMKLATDANVPIIPVAHNFGRFFPKGFNVIKPGIARMHFGKRIDPNDYDSKELTAYCHKVITEKTKEFKG from the coding sequence ATGAAGTTTTTTATAAAAAAAATATGGAATTTGTTGATGTTAGCTAGGATGGCGGCTTTTCATCTGTACTCTTATGCGGTAATAGGCGGTAGCTGTATTCTTATTAATATTTTTACATTTTTTAAGCTTCCAATTTCTTGGCGCATGGCTGTTTGTTATGTGTGGACATATCTATATTGGATAGGCATGTTAGTTTTTTTACAAGTTTATATTAGAGTTTCAGGTAAAGAGAATATTGATAAAGATTATCCTTGTATATATGTTTCTAAGCATCAGTCAATGTTAGAGACTTTCTTGTTTTATGGATTTATAGGGAAGTGTCATTTTATTATGAAAAAAGAACTTTTTGAGGCTCCGATATTTGGTACAGCTATGGAAAACCTTGGCAGTATAGCAATAGATAGGGAAAAACCTAGAGAGTCTTTGAAGAAAGTCGTTACTGATGGGAAGGAAAGTATCAAAAACGGTATAAATGTGGTAATTTTTCCAGAAGGTACTAGAGTTGCAATAGGTGAATACCCAGAGTTTCAGCGTTCAGCAATGAAGCTTGCTACAGATGCAAATGTACCTATTATTCCAGTTGCACATAATTTTGGCAGATTTTTTCCTAAAGGCTTCAATGTTATTAAGCCAGGAATTGCTAGAATGCATTTTGGCAAAAGAATAGATCCAAATGATTATGATTCTAAAGAACTTACCGCATATTGTCATAAAGTCATCACAGAAAAAACAAAAGAATTTAAAGGTTAG
- a CDS encoding 1-acyl-sn-glycerol-3-phosphate acyltransferase gives MRKIWRAILLFRMQIFKFYAYITLLFCCVLMNIVGALKAPLQVRLFVCWLWSFLYRLGVLFILQIYVKVEGKENILKEPCIYVSKHQSMLETFMFYGLVYRCCFAMKKELLEKPIFGKAQFHAEAIPVDREHSISALRNVLAEGKDRVSNKKLSIIVFPEGTRVAVGEYPKFHRSAMKLATVTDAMIVPVSHNFGAYFGRRKGDFMKPGIARMTFGSPINPNDYNVKDLTEKCYDIINSRTKELGG, from the coding sequence ATGAGAAAAATATGGCGAGCTATACTTTTATTTAGAATGCAGATTTTTAAATTTTATGCTTATATAACTTTGCTCTTTTGTTGTGTTTTAATGAATATAGTAGGTGCATTAAAAGCCCCTTTACAAGTTAGGCTTTTTGTTTGTTGGCTGTGGTCATTTTTATATCGCCTTGGAGTTTTATTTATTCTTCAGATTTATGTAAAAGTTGAAGGTAAAGAAAACATCTTAAAAGAACCATGTATATATGTTTCAAAGCATCAATCAATGTTAGAAACTTTTATGTTTTATGGTTTGGTTTATAGATGTTGTTTCGCGATGAAAAAGGAATTACTGGAAAAGCCGATCTTTGGAAAAGCACAATTTCATGCTGAGGCAATACCTGTCGATAGAGAGCATAGTATCTCTGCTTTAAGAAATGTTTTGGCTGAGGGCAAGGATAGAGTTTCAAATAAAAAATTAAGCATTATCGTATTTCCCGAAGGTACTAGAGTTGCTGTTGGAGAGTATCCAAAATTTCATCGTTCAGCAATGAAACTTGCTACAGTCACTGATGCAATGATTGTTCCAGTATCACATAATTTTGGAGCATATTTTGGTCGCAGAAAGGGCGACTTTATGAAACCAGGAATAGCAAGGATGACATTTGGATCACCAATAAACCCAAATGATTATAATGTTAAAGATCTTACTGAAAAGTGTTATGACATTATAAACTCTAGAACAAAAGAGCTTGGTGGTTAA
- a CDS encoding endonuclease/exonuclease/phosphatase family protein: MFDEEIFDNIPENFCLMSWNIFKIDHKKTELFNKYIQTTHDEHGVDIFCLQESKYSDATTFPINKFHINFASNIALKNHDYGVTTASHIPTKKNIRVLTTHKESVINTHKASLISHFSFGNQTLIIVNIHAINFKSNKVYEYEFERIKEFLNLKNSKNPIIIAGDFNTWNRTRIKLIKDFCREFNFKVAFLDGKELIKSFQDNPLDFVLYRDLKLEKALALDCNKISDHNPIITYFSKG; encoded by the coding sequence ATGTTTGACGAAGAAATTTTTGACAATATACCAGAAAACTTCTGTTTAATGAGTTGGAATATTTTTAAAATCGATCATAAAAAAACTGAGCTTTTTAATAAATATATTCAAACTACTCACGATGAACATGGTGTAGACATATTTTGTCTTCAAGAATCAAAATATTCTGATGCTACAACTTTTCCAATAAACAAGTTTCATATTAATTTTGCTTCAAATATAGCTCTTAAAAACCATGACTATGGTGTAACAACCGCTAGCCACATTCCTACCAAGAAAAACATAAGAGTTTTAACGACACATAAAGAATCTGTTATAAATACACATAAAGCATCTTTAATAAGTCATTTTTCATTTGGCAATCAAACTTTAATAATAGTAAATATTCATGCTATTAATTTCAAAAGCAATAAAGTATATGAATATGAGTTTGAAAGAATAAAAGAATTCTTAAACCTTAAAAATAGCAAAAATCCAATCATTATTGCTGGTGATTTTAATACTTGGAATAGAACAAGGATTAAACTTATAAAAGATTTTTGTAGAGAGTTTAATTTTAAAGTAGCTTTTTTAGATGGCAAAGAGCTTATTAAGTCTTTCCAAGATAATCCTTTAGATTTCGTATTGTATAGAGATTTAAAGTTAGAAAAAGCTTTAGCTTTAGATTGTAATAAAATCTCAGACCATAATCCTATTATTACTTATTTTAGCAAAGGTTAA
- the nhaA gene encoding Na+/H+ antiporter NhaA produces the protein MSNSNSTKQEILGGLLLFVAAISAIIINNSSFSSYYSILESMHASIGIGDFRINKNLLHWINDGLMAIYFLYIGLEIKREISSGILSKPSNLINPAIVAMIGLAIPSLTYFLININHTNLLSGWAIPSATDIAFSLGILALLGSKISPKLKLLVVTIAIFDDIAAIIIIAVFYTADLSILSLSLSLFFILLMIICNIFFNVKRTSIYLVLGFFAWACTIKSGVHGTLAGVATALCIPFHSNTEEKSPVKLLEDALTPWIIYFILPLFAFANAGINFSSFHISMLLEPVTIGIILGLFIGKQIGIFFSLLILRKISIFDMAKELSLLQLYGIGLICGVGFTMSLFIGTLAFDDNYTLNLVKLGVLVGSILSGTIGYIILRIASNKSN, from the coding sequence ATGAGTAATTCAAATAGTACTAAGCAAGAAATTTTAGGTGGCTTATTACTTTTTGTAGCCGCTATCTCAGCAATTATTATTAACAATAGTAGTTTCTCAAGTTACTATAGTATTCTTGAATCAATGCATGCATCTATTGGCATAGGCGACTTTAGAATCAATAAAAACTTACTCCACTGGATAAATGATGGTCTAATGGCTATTTACTTCTTATATATTGGCTTAGAAATTAAAAGAGAGATTAGTAGTGGCATATTATCTAAACCTTCAAACCTAATAAATCCTGCTATTGTAGCAATGATTGGATTGGCTATACCTTCATTGACTTATTTTTTAATAAACATAAACCACACAAATTTATTATCTGGATGGGCTATACCCTCTGCTACAGACATAGCCTTTTCTTTAGGAATTCTTGCATTATTAGGATCAAAGATATCTCCTAAGCTTAAACTTTTAGTAGTCACGATAGCAATCTTTGATGATATTGCAGCAATTATTATTATTGCTGTTTTCTATACAGCTGATTTATCTATCTTATCCTTATCTTTAAGCTTGTTTTTTATCTTACTAATGATTATTTGTAATATCTTTTTTAATGTTAAAAGAACATCTATTTATTTGGTTTTAGGATTTTTTGCCTGGGCATGTACTATAAAATCTGGAGTCCATGGAACTCTAGCAGGTGTAGCAACAGCATTATGTATCCCTTTTCACAGCAATACAGAAGAAAAATCTCCTGTAAAGCTCCTCGAAGATGCTTTAACTCCTTGGATCATATATTTTATACTACCTCTTTTTGCTTTTGCTAATGCTGGAATTAACTTCTCAAGTTTTCATATATCAATGCTATTAGAGCCAGTTACTATTGGAATAATTCTTGGATTATTTATTGGAAAACAAATAGGTATTTTCTTTTCTCTTCTTATATTAAGAAAAATTTCTATTTTTGATATGGCAAAAGAACTTTCTCTCTTACAACTATATGGTATAGGTCTTATTTGTGGAGTTGGATTCACTATGAGCCTATTTATAGGAACCTTAGCATTCGATGATAACTATACTTTAAATCTAGTTAAATTAGGGGTTTTAGTAGGTTCTATCTTATCTGGAACTATTGGATACATCATCCTTAGAATAGCTTCTAACAAATCTAACTAA
- a CDS encoding pilin produces MLKGQKGFSLIETMIIIGILAIVAAIAIPLYISYMNRAKATEVHEALRVCNNHVSEYYSLHGKLPNSNDDIGVTEPFTSSYIDSVNILENGFIKIHTTINGGETLIFAPAS; encoded by the coding sequence GTGCTTAAAGGTCAAAAAGGCTTCTCTTTAATAGAGACTATGATAATAATAGGTATTTTGGCTATCGTTGCTGCGATAGCTATTCCTCTTTATATCTCATATATGAATAGAGCAAAAGCAACTGAGGTTCATGAAGCTTTAAGAGTATGTAATAACCATGTGTCTGAGTATTATTCCTTACATGGCAAACTACCTAATAGCAATGATGATATTGGCGTAACAGAACCTTTCACTAGTAGTTATATAGACTCAGTGAATATATTAGAAAACGGTTTTATAAAAATTCACACCACTATTAATGGTGGAGAGACTTTAATTTTCGCACCAGCTAGTTAA
- the ettA gene encoding energy-dependent translational throttle protein EttA, which translates to MSEKYIYSMHRVGKVVPPNKYILKDISLSFFDGAKIGVLGLNGSGKSTLLRIMAGIDTEIIGEAAPRKGVKIGYLPQEPKLDPSKDVRGNVEEALSHLKDMITRFDEISMKFCEPMSDDEMNKLLEEQGELQNAIDTAGAWEIDRKLEVAAEALRLPPWDADVTKISGGEARRVALCKLLLSAPDILLLDEPTNHLDAESVAWLEKFLSEYKGTVVAITHDRYFLDNVAEWILELDRGEGIPFKGNYTDWLIQKEKRLEIEEKRETAHRKAMKEELEWVRQNAKGRQAKSKARLSKFDELSSQEFQKRNETQELYIPPGERLGNNVIKVKDIVKSFDDKLLIDQLNMDVPPGSIVGIIGANGAGKSTFFKMITGVETPDNGNIEIGETVDLAYVDQSRDTLDDNKTIWEEISDGLDVITVGKFTIPSRQYVGRFNFKGADQQKYISQLSGGERNRVHLAKLLRSGGNVILLDEPTNDLDVETLRALEEAILAFPGCIMVISHDRWFLNRVATHILAFEGNSEVVWFEGNYDAYIEDKKRRLGDNYDQITKIKYKRISVN; encoded by the coding sequence ATGTCTGAAAAATATATTTATTCCATGCATAGGGTTGGAAAGGTTGTTCCTCCTAACAAATATATACTAAAAGATATTTCTTTATCTTTCTTTGATGGTGCAAAAATTGGTGTTCTTGGTCTTAACGGTTCTGGTAAATCAACTCTTCTTAGAATCATGGCTGGTATAGATACTGAGATTATTGGTGAGGCTGCTCCCCGTAAAGGTGTAAAAATTGGATATCTCCCTCAAGAGCCTAAGCTAGATCCAAGCAAAGACGTTAGAGGGAATGTTGAAGAAGCTCTTTCTCATTTAAAAGATATGATCACAAGATTTGATGAAATAAGTATGAAATTTTGCGAACCAATGTCTGATGATGAAATGAATAAACTTTTAGAAGAGCAAGGTGAACTACAAAATGCGATAGATACAGCTGGCGCTTGGGAAATTGACCGAAAACTAGAAGTAGCCGCTGAAGCATTAAGACTTCCGCCTTGGGACGCTGATGTTACTAAAATTTCTGGAGGTGAAGCTAGACGTGTAGCATTATGTAAGCTTTTGCTATCTGCGCCAGATATATTACTTCTTGATGAACCTACAAACCATCTTGATGCTGAATCAGTTGCTTGGTTAGAAAAGTTTCTATCTGAATATAAAGGTACTGTAGTAGCTATTACACATGATAGATACTTCCTTGACAATGTAGCTGAATGGATCCTAGAGCTTGATAGAGGTGAAGGAATTCCATTTAAAGGAAACTATACTGACTGGCTAATCCAAAAAGAAAAACGTTTAGAGATAGAAGAGAAACGTGAAACTGCTCATCGCAAGGCTATGAAAGAAGAATTAGAATGGGTTAGACAAAATGCTAAAGGCCGTCAGGCTAAGTCAAAAGCAAGACTTTCTAAATTTGATGAATTAAGCTCACAAGAATTCCAAAAAAGAAATGAAACACAGGAGTTATATATTCCACCAGGGGAAAGACTTGGAAATAATGTTATCAAAGTAAAAGATATTGTTAAATCTTTTGATGATAAACTTCTTATTGACCAATTAAATATGGATGTACCTCCAGGCTCTATTGTTGGAATAATAGGTGCAAACGGTGCTGGTAAATCAACTTTCTTCAAAATGATAACAGGTGTGGAAACTCCAGATAATGGTAATATCGAAATCGGAGAAACTGTAGACCTTGCTTATGTTGATCAATCTCGCGACACTCTTGATGACAATAAAACCATTTGGGAAGAAATCTCTGATGGCTTAGATGTTATCACAGTTGGCAAATTCACTATTCCATCACGCCAGTATGTTGGTAGATTTAATTTCAAAGGAGCTGATCAACAGAAATATATATCTCAACTATCTGGTGGTGAAAGAAATAGAGTTCATTTAGCAAAGCTTCTTAGAAGTGGTGGAAATGTTATCCTTCTTGATGAACCTACTAACGACTTAGATGTTGAAACTCTAAGAGCCTTAGAGGAAGCCATATTAGCATTTCCTGGATGTATCATGGTCATCTCACATGATAGATGGTTCCTAAATCGTGTAGCTACTCATATATTAGCGTTTGAAGGTAATAGTGAGGTGGTTTGGTTTGAAGGGAACTATGATGCATACATCGAAGATAAAAAACGCCGTCTTGGAGATAACTACGACCAAATTACAAAAATAAAATATAAAAGAATATCAGTTAATTAA
- the aroE gene encoding shikimate dehydrogenase has protein sequence MNTRSTDLYHVIGYPVKHSLSPKIQMQLAREYNQDILFTAVEVTPEDLEQKIEEFKNNPNIKGLSVTVPHKEKVFAICDDADGLAKDVQAASNVIFTDDRKMIALNYDGLGIVNDIKNNHKVAFTNKKILIIGAGGAAKAVIAAIINEKPKSIAISNRTKSKAEEIKKLFSYKFDISVEDFDNIHGCYDIVINSTSASINGEMLPISSKNFSDNAFAYDLMYAEGGTVFTNWCLKEKIKSADGKGMLLELSKAVFSRWRGVNIR, from the coding sequence ATGAATACTAGATCAACAGATTTATATCATGTAATAGGCTATCCAGTTAAGCATAGTCTTTCTCCAAAAATTCAAATGCAATTAGCTAGAGAATATAATCAGGATATACTTTTTACTGCGGTTGAAGTCACACCTGAAGATTTAGAGCAAAAAATTGAAGAGTTTAAAAATAATCCTAACATAAAAGGTTTAAGCGTTACTGTTCCACATAAAGAAAAAGTATTTGCAATATGTGATGATGCTGATGGTTTAGCTAAAGATGTTCAAGCTGCAAGTAATGTGATTTTTACTGATGATAGAAAAATGATTGCTTTAAACTATGATGGATTGGGAATTGTTAATGACATAAAGAACAATCATAAAGTAGCTTTCACAAATAAAAAAATTTTAATAATCGGTGCTGGAGGTGCAGCAAAGGCAGTGATTGCGGCAATTATTAATGAGAAACCTAAAAGTATTGCAATTAGTAATAGGACAAAATCTAAAGCAGAAGAGATTAAAAAACTATTTTCATATAAGTTTGATATATCAGTAGAGGATTTTGATAATATTCATGGATGTTATGATATTGTTATAAATTCGACTTCTGCGAGTATTAATGGAGAGATGTTGCCGATATCTAGTAAAAACTTTTCAGATAATGCTTTTGCATATGATCTTATGTATGCAGAAGGAGGTACTGTTTTCACTAATTGGTGTTTAAAAGAAAAAATAAAATCTGCAGATGGTAAAGGAATGCTTTTAGAGCTAAGCAAAGCAGTTTTCTCAAGATGGAGAGGAGTTAACATAAGATGA
- a CDS encoding MBL fold metallo-hydrolase: MNNKLPYYLSRGRFSNPPRGPKRTMGGLGFIKFLISLFLLNRKPSIPENHILPTQEILDQLREFSTPSVMWLGHAAFLIRMADKIILTDPFLSKNAGPWFLGPKRFVRPALDLSQLPKIDIMVVSHNHYDHLDSKVLDEYPYKAYTQVVVPLGLKPFFIKKGFLNIVELSWWQQFKIKNISIKALPAVHFSGRGLFDRNKTLWASFSFFDGNKKVWFSGDTAKGDIFNEIGSSEGPFDLALVGIGAYEPRSFMQSVHASPEDAIEIVKAINAKKAVGMHWGSIMLTTEPPFEPPVRFKKAAIAQNYGEDNALILKIGETISI; this comes from the coding sequence ATGAATAATAAATTACCTTATTATTTATCTCGAGGTAGATTTTCCAATCCACCAAGAGGCCCTAAACGAACAATGGGAGGGTTGGGTTTTATAAAGTTTCTAATTTCATTATTTTTATTAAATCGTAAACCATCGATACCAGAAAATCATATATTACCTACGCAAGAAATTTTAGATCAATTAAGAGAATTTTCAACACCATCGGTGATGTGGCTTGGTCATGCAGCATTTCTAATTCGTATGGCAGATAAAATTATACTGACTGATCCTTTTCTAAGCAAAAATGCTGGTCCTTGGTTTCTTGGACCTAAAAGATTTGTTAGGCCAGCTTTGGATTTATCACAACTACCTAAAATTGATATTATGGTAGTTAGTCATAATCATTATGATCATTTAGATTCTAAGGTATTAGATGAATATCCATATAAAGCATATACGCAAGTGGTTGTACCTTTAGGACTTAAACCATTCTTTATTAAAAAAGGATTTTTAAATATTGTTGAATTAAGTTGGTGGCAGCAATTTAAGATAAAAAATATTTCTATTAAAGCCTTACCTGCGGTACATTTTTCGGGCCGAGGATTATTTGATAGAAATAAAACTTTATGGGCGAGTTTTTCTTTTTTTGATGGTAATAAAAAGGTATGGTTTTCTGGAGATACTGCAAAAGGAGATATTTTTAATGAAATTGGAAGTAGTGAGGGGCCTTTTGACTTAGCCTTAGTAGGCATAGGAGCATATGAACCACGAAGTTTTATGCAATCAGTACATGCTTCACCGGAAGATGCTATAGAAATAGTTAAAGCAATTAATGCAAAAAAAGCAGTTGGTATGCATTGGGGATCTATCATGTTGACTACAGAGCCTCCTTTTGAACCTCCAGTACGATTTAAAAAAGCAGCAATAGCTCAAAACTATGGTGAGGATAATGCTTTAATATTAAAAATAGGTGAAACAATATCTATTTAA